ttgtaattaattaaaaatgaaggaactaaattaaataaaaattaaacaatttgtGGACTAAAGTGGCAGAACAATCAGTGTTTTGTTAAAGACTGAACAATGTCTGTGGGACTATACCCCATTTGGGCGAAGTGGCAGTGTATTCGTTATAAGCTAATGTCACATCAATAATGCAGTACGACGTTACCTACTGTTAAAATGGGGTCCGGCACATCTAAACCACAAGAGGTAATCATCGCGCAGACGGCTTCACCTCGGACTTTTGACGGCACGGTgacggaaagggacaaacgaactttattggcttgatatttttttaaacctttatgaataagggggttaataagtatttaatttataagtatttaattttggtaggaggtagggcatagcgaatgatattccgctttgtgtggtagggcacagcacagcggatatcgtctcgctcgaatctagagcagagcccaactggggtagcacctccgccttacagaagaccgcagccaaatagcactagaccctactcatagtgttgtgttcctgtcggtgagtaaggctgccagagctcaacgagggtgcggtgtgctgatgacgggaagacttacggaactaacttgttccgtttattgtcctttgagtcgtcggcaacccgaaccctccttggaacttgtacactcctttttgctgtgtacttaacacagcaaaagggaatgtacaagtttctaatggggtggcaacgcgcatgtgatactgtttgagttgcaggcgtccataggttacggtgaccgctttacatcaggcgggccgtatacttgtttgccaccgacgtagtataaaaaaaaaaaaaaaaaaaaaaacttcagtgGATTTTTTATTTGCTGGATGTAGAATCTGTTTAAAATTGAGCACAATATAATAGTAAATTACCATTTTATTAAAAaccatttgatatttatttttaaaagtgtgTGCTTGTGTGTGTTCGCTAACAACACCATTTCGGTTTAATTATGTATCACATTGTATATTTACGCAGAAACAATAAAATCTATTTCAATCTTGTTTTAAATTTAAGGGTGTAAAAATTAACATTGTTAATACTGTGTGAAGGCGAGACAAGAACAGTATTGGTTTACCTCTAAACAGCTAATGTAAAAACATTCCAGCACGGCGCCAAGTGGTGCAGCATGGCCAAGGTGTGCAACCACGACCGCGTGCCGGTGTGCGGCGTGAGCCACGCCGGTGACATCATCGGCTTCCGCGACCTCTGCGACATGTTCGACTTCAACTGCATCAGGAAGCGGAGTTTGTATCTCACTACATCAATACCTCATGTACACACGTTGTAGCAGGGCGCTAGTGGTGCAGCATGGCCAAGGTGTGCAACCACGACCGCGTGCTGGTGTGCGGCGTGAGCCACGCCGGTGACATCATCGGCTTCCGCGATCTCTGCGACATGTTCGACTTCAACTGCATCAGGAAGCGGAGTTTGTATCTCACTACATCAATATCTCATGTACACACGTTCTAGCAGGGCGCTAGTGGTGCAGCATGGCCAAGGTGTGCAACCACGACCGCGTGCCGGTGTGCGGCGTGAGCCACGCCGGCGACATCATCGGCTTCCGCGACCTCTGCGACATGTTCGACTTCAACTGTATCAGGAAGCGGAGTTTGTATCTCACTTCATCAATATCTCATGTACACACGTTCTAGCAGGGCGCTAGTGGTGCAGCATGGCCAAGGTGTGCAACCACGACCGCGTGCCGGTGTGCGGCGTGAGCCACGCCGGTGACATCATCGGCTTCCGCGACCTCTGCGACATGTTCGACTTCAACTGCATCAGGAAGCGGAGTTTGTATCTCACTACATCAATACCTCATGTACACACGTTGTAGCACGGCGCTAGTGGTGCAGCATGGCCAAGGTGTGCAACCACGACCGCGTGCCGGTGTGCGGCGTGAGCCACGCCGGTGACATCATCGGCTTCCGCGACCTCTGCGACATGTTCGACTTCAACTGCATCAGGAAGCGGAGTTTGTATCTCACTACATCAATATCTCATGTGTACACGTTCTAGCACGGCCAAGGTGTGCAACCACGACCGCGTGCCGGTGTGCGGCGTGAGCCACGCCGGCGACATCATCGGCTTCCGCGACCTCTGCGACATGTTCGACTTCAACTGCATCAGGAAGCGGAGTTTGTATCTCACTACATCAATACCTCATGTACACACGTTCTAGCAGGGCGCTAGTGGTGCAGCAAGGCCAAGGTGTGCAACCACGACCGCGTGCCGGTGTGCGGCGTGAGCCACGCCGGTGACATCATCGGCTTCCGCGACCTCTGCGACATGTTCGACTTCAACTGCATCAGGAAGCGGAGTTTGTATCTCACTACATCAATACCTCATGTACACACGTTCTAGCAGGGCGCTTCTGCATCATGGCCAAGGTGTGCAACCACGACCGCGTGCTGGTGTGCGGCGTGAGCCACTTCGGTGACATCATCGGCTTCCGCGATCTCTGCGACATGTTCGACTTCAACTGCATCAGGAAGCGGAGTTTGTATCTCACTACATCAATACCTCATGTACACACGTTCTAGCAGGGCGCTAGTGGTGCAGCATGGCCAAGGTGTGCAACCACGACCGCGTGCTGGTGTGCGGCGTGAGCCACGCCGGTGACATCATCGGCTTCCGCGATCTCTGCGACATGTTCGACTTCAACTGCATCAGGAAGCGGAGTTTGTATCTCACTACATCAATATCTCATGTGTACACGTTCTAGCAGGGCGCTAGTGGTGCAGCATGGCCAAGGTGTGCAACCACGACCGCGTGCTGGTGTGCGGCGTGAGCCACTTCGGTGACATCATCGGCTTCCGCGATCTCTGCGACATGTTCGACTTCAACTGCATCAGGAAGCGGAGTTTGTATCTCACTACATCAATACCTCATGTACACACGTTCTAGCAGGGCGCTAGTGGTGCAGCATGGCCAAGGTGTGCAACCACGACCGCGTGCTGGTGTGCGGCGTGAGCCACGCCGGTGACATCATCGGCTTCCGCGATCTCTGCGACATGTTCGACTTCAACTGCATCAGGAAGCGGAGTTTGTATCTCACTACATCAATATCTCATGTGTACACGTTCTAGCACGGCCAAGGTGTGTAACCACGACCGCGTGCCGGTGTGCGGGGTCCGACTTCAACAGCATCAGCCGCcgtaccatgcttccaattttatcacttatccacgtggataagacatctgtcactctcacactgacatacttgccaaagcgtgacagaagtcttatccacgtggataagtgataaaattagaaacatgatacgccggctggaaaCGGAATTTGTATCTCACTTCATCAATATCtgtaaggttagctggaagatgGTAGCTGGTACATGATAGGTCCTGGTTTCAAATCTTAGCCCGAAAACGGGCAATAACAATAAGGCACAACGAGGATCGCTTTTGTGCGGACTCCcatttaagttttaattgtGACAGATGTGCTAGATTATGCCGATCACGAATTGGATTATATAGCCACAAGCGGCGCTGTCGCTCGATTAGagatgctgcttaaatcatctgtaaagatCCATAAggcctaatgatgatgatgatgatgatgagctggaagagatcccttataagggagaagttcgcctttgtacctcttttcctgtaaactgtatataAACCACAGTAAaatgattactactactactaagagTTCTAACATGGCACCAATTGATACAGGATGGCTAAGGTTTGCAGACCTCTGCTATTATGTTCACATCAAGAAGCGGAGTTTGTAACTAATATCATCAAATACCTATCTAATTCAAAACCTTCCAAAAATGGAAAGATCTCAGAAAACaatgtttatttcccatcaGAAAAATGTTTTGAAAATTATAGAATATACGCCAATGGACATCTCAGAAGCAGTGTCCTCTATGAAATTCGGTTGTTTcaacttaattttatttaaaaaccgAATGTAAACATCCAAGTACCAGTACTACACAAAACtaactttaaataaaacaacGGCAATAACCTTCAACTTAACGAATTGACGTTGTTGCGCAGATAAAACTAAAAGGATGTCGAAACCAACCAGAGAATAAAATGGCCATGGAAAGAAAATAAAGCAAAGTAGGATGGACACATATTGATTGACTGAACACACACATTGCCTGCaacagtaggtatataaatactGAATCGTGAAAGTTACTCGTATTTTACATAGACCAAGAAATTCATATAGACGTGCCATTATCGTACCTAAGGGACAAAATTTACACAATGCGACGAAATTAAAAATAGATATAAATAATGTATGTTGTAGAGATTCCCAACAACATACATTATTTGGTTTGGTTATAAATAAGTATCCTCCCCCGATATCCATACAATTTTGTTGGATaataaaaaaagagaaaagGAAAAACTTTAATGAAGGTTTCACTGCTTTTCCAGCCGAAAATTCCAGAACAGTATCTTGTTCGGTCATTATCTCCTCCCCCAATTCACCTCTATACTGCGACAACTCTATGTATTTTTACCAATTTCCTTTGTTTTCAGACTACAAGCAAACTAGCTGCCCAGCTGACAGAAATTTCCTGACCGCGTCCAGAAAACCCACCAACATTTATTACGATGAATAGCAGTGTTGAAGCTACTCCTTTATTCAtttgaaatgtttgtatttcGTCAATGtacttttgaaaaatattactgcagcatgttttatttttaattaaaactaatttattttatgatacaaATTAAACTGAggctattaataaatattatcctACCATTTACATATCTTCTTAactgataataatattataatactacaagtacttacagTAAGTAAATTTTAACCGAGAAAGAAAATTACTACAGGATGTCATGGACACACATTGGACTTATAAAATGACCATTCAATTTTGCGGGATTAATGTGCTTCttgacatattatttattaataaaatcatccctaTGCATGGGAGAAAAAGATTTAACATTTAACGTAAATTAATTAGTCATTCACATGTAATGAGCAATAtctgataaaaataatgaataaggtacagcggggcaaatcttgactggggggaaaatgtaactggtctTACTATTGTaactttgttaccatttttaaaacactttgtacagcggttacaaagtggaaaatatgcaaatgtaactggtccatttttccacgttttgcaatatttgcattattaaaaagagtgtccaccggttctATTGGTAGGCGTGTTCATTGGATAGATGTAGatctcaacatcatagtgtaataatggaaaaaatggattagttacaatttggtcccagtcgagatttgccccgctgtaccctATTCTCAGGCtcaagtaataaaatataaatctcTTTTTGATTATAGAGTAGCtacagtcaactaatttgaatcttAGGCCACTGTGGACCTTTCACAATAAACGTCAAAGTGACATATGTAAAGCACGCGGTATCAATCATAGACTAAGGTAGACTATTCTTTTAAGCAAGATCTAACTTTATGCCATCCTGTACACTCTCGTGAAGTATGCCATATACTGAAAGAGACAAATATACCTACTCTACtcgatcttcaatcagtaccgTGTCGCCATTTTAGCTACGAAATGTGACGCACAGATTAGACATAATGTCATTATTACTagtagagatgcaccgaatattcggttactattcggtatccggcctattcggcccttattttaatattcggccggataccggatagtgacgtactatccggccggataccggatgtgctatttttgattgaatgattttggagtagacaaattaaataaaaaaaaaacagttacggttatactacttataatttaaaaaaataaacatttaaacaaaaacggactccgcgcgaagttcactacgaaacaagtcaaaacctgcacgacgcgcccgctcactgtttaaattgtaggtattgtaggtaaaattctgctggccgaatattcggcggccggataccgaatattcggccgatggttaggccgaatattcggtatccggtatccggccaaacagggtctatattaattcgcataactgaatactcctaaggcgtcatccatattttacgtcacagtgtaagggggggtgGGGggcatactaaatgtgacaatccctgttaaagggatacaaaaaagcgtgacatagggggggaggggtccaaaaacctgaaatttggtgtgacgtaatatgtggatgatccctaatatgaattggcataccgtttattacgcataacgttaaatacgcatatcattatttcgcataacatatttcgtataatgctaatgcgcataatgtatattgttataacgatgaattggtataagtataataagcataactttgtttcgtagaatggttaaatggcatacaagaaacTATTCGTTGCATATCTAATTACTAGTGACAACTAGTGATGCGCAGTCTTCATCGTGAATAAAAGTTGACACCCATTACTGTTATTTGAATGAATAAAAGTAAATCTATAATTTAGATTTAATGCAGATTGTCTCTTCCTCAACAACGAAGCAATTTCCATGACAAAATTAACAACATCCTTCAGCACAACTGACGGAAATTGAAACGCCTACAAGCAAAGACTAGCTTTTCGTTGTAGATGTAGACGTCCCTATTGATGTTTAGAATAGTAGGTTGTGTGACGAGGGAGCAAAATGATATAATTACGGCGAGGCCTTTTATTGAATTATTTGAGGGTTTGAAGTGGAAACGCccaaggtggaaataattttgctaccgcGTGTACCTACAcactgcttttcacatcacctacGAGGAGTATTTACCTTCCAAAAGATTGTTTTGCTTTAAATAATTTGTATCCCAAAAATCACGGCCTTGAACAGAAGAGGTATTTTGTTCTAGATATAAAATATCTCTAGTAGGTACCATAAAAGACCTAAGCAGTCTCACTTACTAGGTGTGctggaagaaatttctttttagaaataatctttttgtacgtgaaaaataaactataaataaataaataaggtcaTCCGCAGACTTTAGTCAATATTGTTCTTCCAAGTAGAACAATATCCGgtaattgtattttgtttcGAGTGTTATTAGTCCCTCGTCGTCAGAGCGTTCTCAACGTATTTAATATGAGTTTATTGGACCTCATGTATCCCAGAAAGTCGCTCTGGTTTCTTATCTGTGCTATATCCGTTCAATCTCATCTAGTGCCGCCGGAGGAAACGGTCAGGTTTTTTTAACATTGAATactaaaaatattgtaatatttcTCTCTGGTTTTCATTATTGAATAACCGGAGTACGATTTGGTGTTCTCTAGATACATGTGATGTGATATGTGTTTTTCTGATTTAGTTTACACCGACGGAAAAATGGAAGTCAGatttaataaatgaataaacatTTCAGGAAGGACACGATCAGCTAAAGAAGTGGTGCGAGTATGCATACTCATGCTTCCACGACAAGGTGTATGTGTGCGGACGCGGTGCCATGCAGACGCGCACTTTTCTGGACGTCTGCGACATGTACGAGTACTCCTGCGAGACCAACCAGAGTATGTAACAACTGGTTCACTATAATACTCAAGCAGACTAGTAAAGGTGTGAGTACAGATACTCATGCTTCCACGATAAGGTGTATGTGTGTGGACGAGGCGCCATGCAGGCGCGTACTTTTTTCGGCGTCTGCGATATgtaccggggtggctttaggaaattttggggttactttgatgatCTTTGAatggctttaaaattaacattattcattatttactgaaactgttcatataactagttagatcaataaatattcttgtaaatgtaccatagaaaatcccgaatttacttacagtatgactttaaaactacaTTTTCAAAGTAGCCCCTGAGTTTTAAAGTCACCCCAGTTGACCGTACGAGTACTCCTGCGAGACCAACCAGAGTATGTAACTAGTTCATTACACTACTCATGTCAGCTAGAAGGGGTGCGAGTACGCATACTCAAGCTTCCACAACAAGGTGTACGTGTGCTGACGCGGTGCCATGCAGATACGTACTTTTCTAGACGTCTTTGTTATGTGAGACCAAAGTGCGTAACAACTGGTTCATTAGCTTTAGCTTTACACTACTCACATCGGCTAAAACTGGACctaaaatttatgaaatcatCTCCGACTAACAATCCTAAAATTTAAGGTTTAAGGGACAAAGTATTGATTATATTTTCATATCTACTAGCCCGATACCGACGACAAAATCATCaaatttaagtaaaatatcaaatattgtATCTCTATTGCATTAATATGGAAAAAAACAGGCCCTTTAGCACAAcgtgccttgtcgcgcgcgagtccatactcgaagtcgcgcttgatgtatggactcgcgcgcgacatggcaagttgtgctaaagagGCTAGTAGAGAAAGATGACCGTTGCTTTGGCTACGGCGCGAACGATAATTTTTTTCGCTAGGCCCTTTGCAGTAATAGTTGCCTATCTTGtacaaaaaaatcaattatatcatatatttttgacgaccggtctggcgcagtcggtagtgaccctgcctgctacgccgcggtcccaggttcgaatcccggtaagggcatttatttgtgtgatgagcacagatatttgttcctgagtcatggatgttttctatgtatataagtatttatatattatatgtatcgttgtctgagtacccacaacacaaaaaatgccttcTTCACTGCTTACCGTGGTTCTCAGTCAATCATGTAAGAATTATTAAGAATtcctataatttttatttatttattatttatttttgtgctCACTATATTTTCGAATTTTTAACTATGAATATCAAAGCGTTTTTAAAGAAAAGAAAAACACGTGTTTCGAGctggagaaagcgaggggaggcctttgcccagcattgGGACACAAATATgtaggctaattaaaaaaaaagtatgaatATGTAGTAAGTAGGTAGTTAGCCAAGAAggaaaaataatacattttatgtttgttttctttttcaGTTTACATTAAGATTAAGGAGACAGACTCTGAACCACGGTGTCCTGACCCAGGGCGATTGGGCTGAGATAAAGAAAACGAGTTttaattatcattaaaaatgttttatgacacgcaaatattttataattaaaaagctCAATTTATGATGAtgtttttattcataatgtATAATAATCCTCATGTTTCGAGAACACTTGGCTTGCAATTTTTCACGATAGAGAAATCTGAAATACAAAATGTATCGTTATAATACAAAAACCTAACAAAATTCTTCTCAAACGATCTTTATGCTATCTTGATAAATTTATCTTTGAATAGGACAAAACAAATAAGAATATTATAAAggtcctttaaaaaaaattgaaaaaaaaaaagaataattttTTAAAATTCTTAGAACTACGTACACGTATTGAGTATGTCAGCTTTAGGGAAGGGAATGATAAAGACTAAGTACTTTCACCATTGATTTGTATCCAAAAACAGCTTAATCAAGTCTGTACTTACTATATTTCCAATAGCAATTAACTTGGAACATGTGACAGAGGTCATAGAACCTCCCGTATCCAAAGTTATCGTCGAAGGCACATATAGGCTTCAGAGTTCGCGCACAAAGCACGGAAAGCTCGCACCAATGGCTTTTAGCCGTAGGCGTGATGCTTTGTACCAACTCGACCTTGCCATCGGACGAACGCCTAGTAAACTGAAACGATGAAATACCTTTGGTGTACTTAAATGATGATTCGGCAAATAATTTACTGTGTAAATTATGGCACTAATGTGAAATTTctttccaaaatattataattctTTATCAAGTTTCCTTGCAAACTTTTTACACCTGCATGACACGGGACCTATAAAAGTGATGCTACAgttaaggtatttttttttgcccATAATATATGACCTCTATTTTATAAGTAGAGTTTAGATACTTTCAATAGAGTAATATATATGACAATTTATTACATAGTTGGtaactaaatattattatgaaggGTTTACGACAGGTCaagaaataaacaaaataagaaatctgtgtttaacttttatttaaaaatttaaatatttgttgAAACACTTAGAACTCTTCAAAAGTATGCACTAGGTACTTAATAGAGCAGtgttaaaaataacattaaagaaaattacCGTCTGATATACCTAAAGATATATCAAACAAAATACAATGACCTGCAAAAGTATTGCGATATcacaataattatttaataacctGACTCCAGTTTTAATTTTGACGTTTccgtcaaattattttatttagtgtcATTTTCATCTTCGTATCGTTTCTGGACGATTACTTGAGGCTCTGAATCATGACTAAATTCCTTTTCTGCTAAATTTTTCACATAATTTCCGTACAATGGAATCACTCTGCCCAGCCTCCAAAGAGGGCTTTCGGTCTGTACGAGTACAGGAGTATCGTTTTTACTTGAGAGCGACCGTCTACCATTAACGTTTACCTTTATTTCTTCAGGCAATGATGGTTTGTCTACATGATTACTCAAATGCTCCACCAATCGCCGTGTCACTGAAGAACTCTTTGTGAGCATCCGCAGAAGTTGTTCCAATGCCTGTGAGTGCTGTATCAACTTTCTTCGACAAACGCGTCATGGTCAGCGTGGGATCCCCGAGATGACACATCTCGCTTATGTATTTTCTGGCAAAGCAA
This genomic window from Leguminivora glycinivorella isolate SPB_JAAS2020 chromosome 1, LegGlyc_1.1, whole genome shotgun sequence contains:
- the LOC125232452 gene encoding uncharacterized protein LOC125232452 isoform X3 — translated: MPSINIITVVVIFCYLLSLAASHGPPKERDQEDIAMGKKHGAKWCSMAKVCNHDRVPVCGVSHAGDIIGFRDLCDMFDFNCIRKRNYKQTSCPADRNFLTASRKPTNIYYDE
- the LOC125232452 gene encoding uncharacterized protein LOC125232452 isoform X2, whose protein sequence is MKINIFIDACTMLEHNCKFSTIVVIFCYLLSLAASHGPPKERDQEDIAMGKKHGAKWCSMAKVCNHDRVPVCGVSHAGDIIGFRDLCDMFDFNCIRKRNYKQTSCPADRNFLTASRKPTNIYYDE
- the LOC125232531 gene encoding uncharacterized protein LOC125232531; amino-acid sequence: MSLLDLMYPRKSLWFLICAISVQSHLVPPEETEGHDQLKKWCEYAYSCFHDKVYVCGRGAMQTRTFLDVCDMYEYSCETNQIYIKIKETDSEPRCPDPGRLG
- the LOC125232523 gene encoding uncharacterized protein LOC125232523, translated to MLPLYLIVTLLLLATSSNQELLEESETNDEYLEDFLVYPIKPLFTRRSSDGKVELVQSITPTAKSHWCELSVLCARTLKPICAFDDNFGYGRFYDLCHMFQVNCYWKYNFSIVKNCKPSVLET